A genomic region of Bernardetia sp. ABR2-2B contains the following coding sequences:
- a CDS encoding DUF4132 domain-containing protein has protein sequence MLNKEDVWGNSVTEFFDYADEKEQLLWSYLFEKIIEFTPRSYKKQILPIIEKIGEKPFRKTLHNWLELVILTKPKTAFYEDESGLEHERNYILEYPNETTFARLIRALPFAADQNSIDLLSELAVEAGKNRTTKTDKITGIASYKLSEQAIYALADIEMGTKKISSISALLSVQIQLQSLSLKKLIEKKLTQIAKKQNLEVIELLENHLPNYGLENGFLEGEIQSKVNTEKIYAYHIQVIENKVKLTWFDANGKQLKTVPAALKKEFPHKIKKLKNTANEAQKTLTLQRERLEKTYLTQKTFTYSHWKNAYANHGLLGVVVENLIWQVGINTENSKEWKTVWSSFGRFVDAEKNPVEVDDDTLIRLLHPVSLSEEELEYWQNFIKQKDVKQPFQQVFRAVFERIENQEIEESNRFEGIILSQKKLRMFAKIQGWSYKWLTYPKMNRSFVTYQLDYKLTSLEIEKPQKPIKLEVEFWVEALPSQPQNVKTSIIRLHKKAQLLSFQILDKITFSEIFRLIEKIISFSQVK, from the coding sequence ATGTTAAATAAAGAAGACGTTTGGGGAAATAGTGTAACCGAATTTTTCGATTATGCAGACGAAAAAGAACAATTACTTTGGTCGTATTTGTTCGAAAAAATAATTGAGTTTACACCACGCAGCTATAAAAAGCAGATTTTACCAATTATAGAAAAGATAGGGGAAAAACCATTTCGCAAAACACTTCATAACTGGTTAGAACTCGTCATTCTGACAAAACCTAAAACAGCTTTTTATGAAGATGAATCTGGATTGGAACACGAGCGAAATTATATATTAGAATACCCAAACGAAACTACTTTTGCTCGTCTTATCCGTGCCTTACCTTTTGCAGCAGACCAAAACTCTATTGATTTACTTTCTGAACTTGCTGTTGAAGCAGGAAAAAACAGAACAACTAAAACTGATAAAATCACAGGAATTGCTTCTTATAAACTTTCCGAACAAGCCATTTATGCTTTAGCTGATATAGAAATGGGTACTAAAAAAATTAGCTCTATTTCAGCACTTCTTTCTGTACAAATTCAATTACAGTCGCTTTCTTTGAAGAAATTAATAGAAAAAAAACTCACTCAAATTGCAAAAAAACAGAATCTAGAAGTTATTGAGCTTTTAGAAAATCATTTGCCCAATTATGGATTAGAAAATGGCTTTTTGGAAGGCGAAATTCAGTCAAAAGTAAATACTGAAAAAATCTATGCGTATCATATACAAGTGATAGAAAATAAAGTAAAACTAACTTGGTTTGATGCCAATGGAAAACAATTAAAAACTGTTCCTGCAGCTCTCAAAAAAGAATTTCCTCATAAAATAAAAAAGCTAAAAAATACAGCCAACGAAGCACAGAAAACACTCACACTACAAAGAGAGCGTTTAGAAAAAACATATTTGACACAAAAAACATTTACCTATTCACATTGGAAAAATGCTTATGCCAATCACGGACTTTTGGGAGTGGTAGTAGAAAATTTGATTTGGCAGGTAGGAATAAATACAGAAAATAGTAAAGAATGGAAAACAGTTTGGTCTTCTTTTGGGCGTTTTGTAGATGCTGAAAAAAATCCTGTTGAAGTGGATGATGACACTCTGATTCGCCTTCTACATCCTGTTTCATTAAGTGAAGAAGAACTGGAATATTGGCAAAATTTTATAAAACAAAAAGATGTCAAACAACCTTTTCAGCAGGTTTTTAGAGCTGTTTTTGAAAGAATAGAAAACCAAGAAATAGAAGAGAGTAATCGTTTCGAAGGAATTATTTTGAGTCAGAAAAAACTTCGCATGTTTGCCAAGATACAAGGCTGGAGTTACAAATGGCTTACATATCCAAAAATGAATCGTAGTTTTGTTACTTATCAACTTGATTATAAATTAACTAGTTTAGAAATAGAAAAACCTCAAAAACCAATAAAACTAGAAGTAGAGTTTTGGGTAGAAGCTCTGCCAAGTCAGCCACAAAATGTAAAAACAAGCATTATTCGTCTGCACAAAAAAGCACAGCTACTTTCTTTTCAGATTTTAGATAAAATTACTTTTTCAGAGATTTTTAGACTTATTGAAAAAATTATCAGTTTTTCTCAAGTAAAATAG